Proteins from a genomic interval of Vanacampus margaritifer isolate UIUO_Vmar chromosome 4, RoL_Vmar_1.0, whole genome shotgun sequence:
- the rab11a gene encoding ras-related protein Rab-11A, producing MGTRDDEYDYLFKVVLIGDSGVGKSNLLSRFTRNEFNLESKSTIGVEFATRSIQVDGKTVKAQIWDTAGQERYRAITSAYYRGAVGALLVYDIAKHLTYENVERWLKELRDHADSNIVIMLVGNKSDLRHLRAVPTDEARAFAEKNGLSFLETSALDSTNVETAFQTILTEIYRIVSQKQMSERQESDMSPSNNVVNIQVQPTENKPKMQCCQNI from the exons ATGGGCACCAGAGATGACGAATATGATTATTTATTCAAag TGGTCCTTATTGGTGACTCGGGTGTGGGAAAGAGTAACCTGCTATCACGTTTCACTCGCAATGAGTTCAACCTGGAAAGTAAGAGCACAATTGGAGTCGAATTTGCCACGCGCAGCATTCAGGTGGATGGAAAAACGGTGAAGGCCCAGATCTGGGATACAGCAGGCCAGGAGCGCTACCGTGCCATCACTTCAGC GTACTATCGCGGTGCAGTGGGCGCTCTCCTGGTCTATGACATTGCCAAGCATCTAACCTACGAGAACGTGGAGCGCTGGCTGAAGGAGCTGCGAGATCACGCTGACAGCAACATCGTTATCATGCTCGTGGGGAACAAGAGCGACCTGCGTCACCTCCGGGCTGTTCCAACTGATGAGGCCCGGGCTTTTGCTG AGAAAAATGGTTTATCTTTTCTGGAGACATCGGCTCTGGATTCCACCAATGTCGAGACTGCTTTCCAGACCATTCTCACAG AGATCTACCGCATCGTGTCCCAAAAGCAGATGTCGGAGCGCCAAGAGAGCGACATGTCTCCCAGCAACAACGTGGTCAACATCCAAGTGCAGCCCACCGAGAACAAACCAAAGATGCAGTGCTGCCAGAACATCTAG